One segment of Fictibacillus halophilus DNA contains the following:
- a CDS encoding pro-sigmaK processing inhibitor BofA family protein, protein MEPITVIAILGTIIFVLLLVGAPMRPIRWIGFGITRFCIGALLLFLLNAIGNSYDIHIPINAFTALISGIAGLPGIASLVAIEFFILN, encoded by the coding sequence ATGGAGCCAATAACGGTAATCGCTATTCTTGGAACGATCATCTTCGTCCTGCTTTTAGTAGGTGCTCCAATGCGACCAATACGCTGGATCGGATTCGGCATAACTCGCTTTTGTATTGGTGCACTGTTGCTTTTTTTATTAAATGCGATCGGAAACTCATATGATATTCATATTCCGATCAATGCGTTTACTGCGTTGATCTCTGGAATTGCTGGATTACCCGGCATAGCCTCACTAGTAGCTATTGAATTCTTTATCTTAAACTAG